The genomic stretch ATTAAAAAAATTAAAGCAATAAAAATGTCAAATACCGAACACACAGAACAAAAAGCAAAGAAAAAATCAAACCCGTTGTTTGCAATTATTTTCGGGATACTTGTAATTGCAGGTATTATTTTCGGCATCGTTACTTATTTGCATTCGCAAAAGCATCAGGAAACCGATGATGCACAAATAAGCAGCGACATCAGTCCTGTGATTCCGCGCGTTGCAGGCTATATCAAAGAAGTGCACGTAAAAGACCATCAGTATGTACACAAAGGCGATACGCTTGTAGTGCTTGACGAACGCGATTTGAAAATCGCTTTGGAAAATGCACAAGCGGCACTCACTTCCGCAGAAAGTAATGTAAGCGTTGCAGGTGCGGGTGTTGGCGTTGCACAAAGCAATATCGTTAGTTCAAAGTCAAGTATTGAAACTATCGATGCGCAAATTGAAGAAGCAAAAGTAAATCTATGGCGCGCGAGTAATGACTTTGAACGTTATAGCAATTTGATTAAAGACCATTCCATTACACAACAGCAATTTGAACAAGCCCAGGCAGCGAAAGAAATTGCAGAAAGACAATTAGGTGTATTGCAGGCACAGAAAGCAGCTGCACAGAAGCAAGTTGCGGCTGTAGCTTCACAAAAGAATGTTTCTTCTAATCAGGTTACAGCTGCGCAGGCAAGAATTAAAGAAGCGCAGGCGGCAGTCGATGCGGCTGAATTGAATTTGTCTTATGCAGTAGTTACTGCGCAAGTGGATGGACAAGTTGGAACTGTGAACTTGCAATTGGGCCAATATGTGCAAGCAGGACAAGCATTGTTCGACATTGTTCCGAATAACGAAAGATGGGTAATTGCCAACTTTAAAGAAACGCAATTGACCAAAATAAGAACAGGTCAAACTGCCGAAATCAAAGTAGATGCGTTTCCCGATTTGGATTTGAAAGGCACGGTAAGTTCCATTTCTCCGGCAACAGGTGCGAAGATGTCTTTAATTCCGCCGGACAACGCTTCGGGCAACTTTATTAAAGTTGTACAGCGCGTGCCGGTAAGAATTGATTTTACCAATGTAAGTGATTCAATCCGCAACTTATTAAGCTCCGGCATGAATGTAGAAGTGGATGTGCATCTTACGAATGATTAGTAATTAAAATTTGTTCATTTACATTTTTGATAATGAAAAACGTTTAATTACTAATTATTAATTACTAATTTTTAATTGAAAGAAATGGCTACGGCTCTACAACAAGATTCATTGGTCGAGTATGGAATGCGGCGCGTACTGATTACTATTACAGCCGTTCTTGCAGCTCTGCTTGAAGTGATAGATACAACGATTGTCAACGTGGCGCTCAACGACATGAAAGGGAATCTGGGCGCGACTTTGAGCGAAATTGGTTGGGTGGTTACTTCATATGCAATCGGCAATGTTATCATTATTCCGATGACGAGCTGGCTGTCGCAACAGTTTGGACGGCGCAATTATTATGCAGCATCGATTATTGTATTTACGCTGTGTTCCTTTCTCTGCGGCAACGCACACTCACTCGGAGAATTGATTTTGTTCCGGTTTTTACAAGGCGCTGCGGGCGGTGCATTACTGGTAACTTCGCAAACAATAATTACGGAATCCTTTCCTGCCGAAAAGCGTGGAATGGCACAGGCTATTTATGGTTTGGGGGTAATAGTTGGTCCTACTTTGGGTCCGCCATTGGGTGGTTATTTAACAGAAACGTATAGCTGGCCCTACATTTTTTATGTAAATATTCCTGTTGGTATCGCGGCTGCAATAATGACTATCAGGTATGTGCGCAGTCCCAAATTCGGCGAGAAGAAAAAAGCGAAAGAAGTGGATTGGTTTGGGATTGTGTTTCTTGCAGCAGCAGTCGGATGTTTACAATTTGTGTTGGAAAAAGGACAGGAAGAAGACTGGTTCAGTAGCGAGCTTATTTTGATTGCATCTATTATTTCAGCAGTAAGTTTTTATTTCTTCATCTGGCGCGAGATGGTTGCAAAATCGCCAATCGTAAATTTGCGTGTACTGAAAGATAATAATTTAAAAATAGGGACAATACTGACCTTTATACTTGGTTTCGGACTGTATGGTTCTACATTTATTGTTCCGTTATTCTTACAGAATATCTTAGGATGGTCGGCTTACCAGGCAGGATTAATCATGGTGCCATCGTCCGTTGTAACCGCTTTGATGATGCCTGTGGTAGGACAGCTTTTACAACGGGGTGTGAAGCAGCAACTGCTGGTTGCCATTGGGTTTGTAGGCTTTTTTTGTTACAGTTTATGGGGCTACAAAATACTCACTCCATTCACAGGGTTTAATAATTTCTTCTGGATGTTAATGTTACGAGGCTTTGCACTCAGTCTGATGTTTATTCCGATTACTACGCTTGCATTGTCCACACTTAGTGGAAGAGCAATTGGCGAAGGTGCGGCGTTTACAGGTATGGCGCGCCAGCTTGGCGGCTCGGTGGGAGTTGCAATTATTACAACATTTTTGACATGGCAGGGGGAAAAGCACAGTACAAATTTGGTGGGTAATTTGACGAATAACAGCGTGGTATTTCAGCAACGCTACAACAGCATGGTAGGTTTGTTCACGTCTAAAGGCTTGGCGCTGAATCAGGCGAAGCAAGCGGCTTATGAAGCAGTGTTTGGACAAGTGATAAAACAATCAACAATATTGTCATATATGGACGCATTTTTATACATCGGATTGATGTTTATGATTTGTGTGCCGTTTGTGCTAATGGTTAAGAGTAGAGGCAAAGTGAATCTGAGCGCGGCGGCACATTAAAATTTTGGATTATGGTATGAATGGGTAAACGGCAATTCGTAAGAGTTGCCGTTTTTTTATTTTTTATATTTGTTGTGGCGAAAGCAGAAGAAATTACGTTTTGATAATAAAATGATTGTTATGAAAAAGATGATTTTAATTTTATTGATGGCTTCAATATTTGTTGTCGCTTGTAAGAAAAATTCTGAGGAAAAACTCAATAGATTATCGGGAACTTGGGAATTGATAGAATCTAATTCTCCAAAAACAATGTATGCTCAGGGTGCAGGAAATAAGACAATATTTACAACTTCATCATATAAAGATTACCGACAAAACAAACTTGTTGATAGTGGAAGTTATGCTATAACCAATAGTTCTACAGACAGCTTAGGACAGTGGAATGGAAATATTTCTATGAATACTTTGCCATGTTACTTTTACGTACGGAAAGATACTTTAGAGATTGATGCACCTGGTATTATTTTTACAAAT from Arachidicoccus sp. BS20 encodes the following:
- a CDS encoding HlyD family secretion protein codes for the protein MSNTEHTEQKAKKKSNPLFAIIFGILVIAGIIFGIVTYLHSQKHQETDDAQISSDISPVIPRVAGYIKEVHVKDHQYVHKGDTLVVLDERDLKIALENAQAALTSAESNVSVAGAGVGVAQSNIVSSKSSIETIDAQIEEAKVNLWRASNDFERYSNLIKDHSITQQQFEQAQAAKEIAERQLGVLQAQKAAAQKQVAAVASQKNVSSNQVTAAQARIKEAQAAVDAAELNLSYAVVTAQVDGQVGTVNLQLGQYVQAGQALFDIVPNNERWVIANFKETQLTKIRTGQTAEIKVDAFPDLDLKGTVSSISPATGAKMSLIPPDNASGNFIKVVQRVPVRIDFTNVSDSIRNLLSSGMNVEVDVHLTND
- a CDS encoding DHA2 family efflux MFS transporter permease subunit, producing MATALQQDSLVEYGMRRVLITITAVLAALLEVIDTTIVNVALNDMKGNLGATLSEIGWVVTSYAIGNVIIIPMTSWLSQQFGRRNYYAASIIVFTLCSFLCGNAHSLGELILFRFLQGAAGGALLVTSQTIITESFPAEKRGMAQAIYGLGVIVGPTLGPPLGGYLTETYSWPYIFYVNIPVGIAAAIMTIRYVRSPKFGEKKKAKEVDWFGIVFLAAAVGCLQFVLEKGQEEDWFSSELILIASIISAVSFYFFIWREMVAKSPIVNLRVLKDNNLKIGTILTFILGFGLYGSTFIVPLFLQNILGWSAYQAGLIMVPSSVVTALMMPVVGQLLQRGVKQQLLVAIGFVGFFCYSLWGYKILTPFTGFNNFFWMLMLRGFALSLMFIPITTLALSTLSGRAIGEGAAFTGMARQLGGSVGVAIITTFLTWQGEKHSTNLVGNLTNNSVVFQQRYNSMVGLFTSKGLALNQAKQAAYEAVFGQVIKQSTILSYMDAFLYIGLMFMICVPFVLMVKSRGKVNLSAAAH